In one Rhodococcus sp. B50 genomic region, the following are encoded:
- a CDS encoding M23 family metallopeptidase, which translates to MGRHQRTREDAAFDLEPIRVPSSGKGRHRVEPTGTSAPVKAATVAAATGAFFAVGSQIGAGTAAAHPGHDHVQAEAPAPALPFELPAGLLPEGVEIPAIPGITTPAEQGAPELPAEVTGFLDQFSGPSWLDQLNPAAPSAVQPVSGTLTSDWGPRWGAHHGGIDIAAPIGTPIKSAADGTVLEAGAASGYGQWVRVLNDDGTTAVYGHVSTYQVSAGQRVSAGQQIATVGNEGWSTGPHLHFEVWDTAGTKINPNAWLSDRGVVTDWGGYRAV; encoded by the coding sequence GTGGGACGCCATCAGCGCACACGCGAAGACGCAGCATTCGACCTCGAACCGATTCGCGTGCCGTCTTCCGGCAAGGGCCGCCACCGTGTCGAGCCCACCGGGACGTCCGCTCCGGTCAAGGCCGCCACCGTTGCCGCAGCCACGGGTGCCTTCTTCGCCGTGGGCTCGCAGATCGGCGCCGGCACCGCCGCCGCGCATCCCGGCCACGACCACGTCCAGGCCGAGGCTCCCGCGCCCGCTCTTCCCTTCGAGCTTCCTGCGGGCCTGCTGCCCGAGGGTGTCGAGATCCCGGCGATCCCCGGTATCACCACCCCGGCCGAGCAGGGCGCGCCCGAGCTCCCCGCCGAGGTCACCGGCTTCCTCGATCAGTTCTCGGGTCCCAGCTGGCTCGACCAGCTCAACCCGGCTGCTCCCTCCGCTGTCCAGCCCGTCTCCGGCACCCTCACCTCCGACTGGGGTCCGCGCTGGGGTGCGCACCACGGCGGCATCGACATCGCCGCACCGATCGGCACGCCCATCAAGTCCGCCGCCGACGGCACCGTCCTCGAAGCCGGCGCGGCCTCGGGTTACGGCCAGTGGGTCCGCGTCCTCAACGACGACGGCACCACCGCCGTCTACGGTCATGTGAGCACCTACCAGGTCTCCGCCGGGCAGCGTGTCTCCGCCGGCCAGCAGATCGCCACCGTCGGCAACGAGGGCTGGTCCACCGGCCCGCACCTGCACTTCGAGGTCTGGGACACCGCAGGTACCAAGATCAACCCCAACGCCTGGCTGAGCGACCGCGGCGTCGTCACCGACTGGGGCGGATACCGCGCCGTCTGA
- a CDS encoding major capsid protein, protein MGILTPTAQNNMITVDAIMQNPSFIAGKVAELVEGQELVSVFLSPHAGPIVGGGLAHSVIRPSDKYAADDVVERAPGDEYATVRTTDPEVKIAAVRDWGARFFVEDEKVTRGDLAFVNAEILALSNTVVRKLNTAVLEAVDAALVEHLGVGGGDFPATRPWDQVVTVGAPDTITSNAERPLALLAAAQREADQDRLGLKFDTLVVSPTGAYDLTVAYGENLPAVLATAGVELVTSPYIDEATAYAVARGKAGLLAFETPLTTELIPVRERRGKFVQTYVNPVMAITQPRAIRRLTALVTP, encoded by the coding sequence GTGGGCATCCTGACACCTACCGCGCAGAACAACATGATCACCGTCGACGCGATCATGCAGAACCCGTCTTTCATCGCTGGCAAGGTGGCCGAGCTGGTCGAGGGTCAGGAACTCGTTTCCGTGTTCCTGAGTCCGCACGCAGGCCCGATCGTCGGCGGCGGTCTGGCGCACAGCGTGATCCGCCCGTCCGACAAGTACGCCGCCGACGATGTTGTCGAGCGTGCACCCGGCGACGAGTACGCGACCGTTCGCACCACGGATCCCGAAGTGAAGATTGCCGCTGTACGAGACTGGGGCGCAAGGTTTTTTGTCGAGGACGAGAAGGTCACCAGAGGGGATCTCGCTTTCGTCAATGCCGAGATCCTGGCACTGTCCAACACCGTCGTGCGGAAGTTGAACACGGCCGTCCTCGAGGCCGTCGACGCTGCCCTCGTCGAACACCTCGGTGTCGGTGGCGGTGACTTCCCGGCTACCCGGCCTTGGGACCAGGTGGTCACGGTCGGTGCGCCTGACACCATCACGAGCAACGCCGAACGGCCGTTGGCCCTGCTCGCCGCCGCGCAGCGTGAAGCCGACCAGGATCGACTCGGGCTGAAGTTCGACACCCTCGTCGTTAGCCCGACCGGTGCCTACGACCTCACGGTCGCATACGGTGAGAATCTGCCCGCCGTCCTGGCAACCGCCGGCGTCGAGCTGGTGACGAGTCCCTACATCGACGAGGCCACCGCCTACGCCGTCGCTCGGGGCAAGGCCGGGTTGCTGGCATTCGAGACCCCGCTCACCACCGAACTGATCCCCGTGCGTGAGCGGCGGGGCAAGTTCGTACAGACTTACGTCAATCCGGTCATGGCAATCACGCAACCGCGCGCAATCCGCCGCCTGACCGCGCTGGTGACGCCGTGA
- a CDS encoding capsid cement protein, with protein sequence MAQIIEVEAYGGRDVTARATAPVTAGRLVTVSSAPVEGNIAVRAAGAGEAVFGVARATVAAGELVPVTRGASRIVRLIAGATVAVNAVVESDVNGAVVTAMTGTPVGRAVSAAAAGNEVLVSLHA encoded by the coding sequence ATGGCGCAGATCATTGAAGTCGAGGCATACGGTGGCCGCGATGTCACCGCCCGGGCCACCGCGCCCGTGACCGCAGGCCGACTGGTCACAGTGTCCAGTGCACCGGTCGAGGGCAACATCGCCGTGAGGGCAGCCGGGGCAGGGGAGGCCGTGTTCGGTGTTGCACGGGCGACGGTGGCCGCCGGCGAACTCGTGCCGGTCACCCGTGGCGCCTCGCGGATCGTCCGTCTCATCGCAGGCGCCACCGTGGCCGTGAACGCGGTGGTCGAGTCCGACGTGAACGGCGCCGTGGTCACCGCGATGACCGGCACCCCCGTGGGCCGTGCGGTCAGTGCCGCCGCTGCCGGTAACGAAGTTCTCGTCAGCCTCCACGCCTGA
- a CDS encoding helix-turn-helix domain-containing protein, with the protein MSASTVNGVLIAADDAAFLSAALRKLIELSDRGGGRAVARVYELERELAISATRSAIGTAERARTPAPAVSRMQLIDTSTAAAQLGCSERNVRAMAARGSLNAQRVGGRWLVDAAEVEARSRRTKE; encoded by the coding sequence GTGAGCGCCTCGACGGTGAACGGCGTCCTTATCGCCGCCGACGATGCCGCGTTCCTGTCCGCCGCCCTGCGCAAGCTGATCGAATTGTCCGATCGGGGTGGCGGCCGGGCGGTCGCGAGGGTGTACGAACTCGAGCGTGAACTCGCAATTTCCGCAACACGTTCCGCAATCGGTACAGCGGAACGTGCCAGAACACCCGCCCCGGCAGTCTCAAGGATGCAACTGATCGACACCTCGACAGCGGCGGCGCAGCTCGGATGCTCGGAACGAAACGTACGGGCGATGGCAGCGCGAGGCAGTCTCAACGCTCAACGTGTAGGCGGCCGGTGGCTGGTAGACGCCGCCGAGGTCGAGGCCCGGTCACGACGAACGAAGGAGTGA